A genomic stretch from Salarias fasciatus chromosome 10, fSalaFa1.1, whole genome shotgun sequence includes:
- the LOC115395785 gene encoding odorant receptor 131-2-like, with translation MSNVSVLSDDRSLLERAMIFSVTTVPCCVFLFVNCTMLFSLRSKAVFKDTCRYVLLYNLLLADTMQLVVSQVLYILAVLRLRLTYPLCGFVITLSSIIMRISPLTLVVMSFDRYVAVCYPLRHATIVTMGKTRGAICVIWAISSVNVFSHISLLRVNPFEGLNSLQMEHVCSMENMLLSPVAAMFDQVYEFTVFISAGVSISFSYIGVLVAARSASTDKVSARKAHKTLLLQPGPAGPDPVSTIVKPVIIHISQAIDIITLVPKCLSPLIYGLGDQTIRPVLLHHLFCQLTTISLHPGGTSEADVKPTADQPLSRLQPLCILSPLQPDEDLQTRLGLDLTRSLSAIQRTKP, from the exons ATGTCTAATGTGTCGGTGCTCTCAGATGACCGGAGCTTGTTGGAGAGGGCGATGATCTTCTCCGTCACCACAGTGCCCTGCtgtgtctttctctttgtgaacTGCACCATGTTGTTCTCTCTGAGGAGTAAAGCTGTGTTCAAGGACACGTGTCGTTATGTGCTCCTCTATAACCTGTTGTTGGCCGACACAATGCAGCTGGTTGTCAGTCAGGTACTCTACATCCTGGCTGTTTTAAGGCTCAGGCTCACCTATCCCTTGTGTGGATTTGTCATCACACTCAGCAGCATCATTATGAGAATCTCTCCTCTCACGTTGGTGGTCATGTCTTTTGACAGGTACGTGGCGGTGTGCTACCCTCTGCGGCATGCCACCATCGTGACCATGGGTAAAACCCGAGGAGCTATCTGTGTGATCTGGGCCATCAGCTCTGTCAATGTATTCTCTCATATCAGTTTGCTGAGGGTGAATCCTTTTGAGGGTCTGAACTCTCTGCAGATGGAGCACGTCTGTTCCATGGAGAACATGTTGCTGAGCCCTGTTGCTGCAATGTTCGATCAGGTTTATGAGTTCACTGTGTTCATCTCTGCCGGAGTCTCCATCTCTTTCTCCTACATTGGTGTTTTGGTTGCAGCCAGATCAGCTTCCACAGACAAAGTGTCAGCCCGTAAAGCTCataaaactctgctgctgcaacCTGGTCCAGCTGGGCCTGATCCTGTCTCCACCATTGTCAAGCCTGTGATCATCCACATCTCACAGGCCATCGACATAATCACACTCGTGC CCAAGTGTCTGAGTCCCCTCATCTACGGCCTCGGAGATCAGACCATCAGACCCGTCCTTCTCCACCACCTCTTCTGTCAGCTCACTACCATCTCTCTCCATCCGGGTGGCACCTCAGAGGCAGATGTCAA ACCCACAGCGGATCAGCCGCTGTCGAGACTGCAGCCGCTGTGCATCCTGTCCCCCCTGCAGCCTGACGAGGATCTCCAGACCCGACTGGGACTGGATCTCACCCGCAGTTTATCTGCCATCCAAAGGACAAA gccttag
- the LOC115395786 gene encoding odorant receptor 131-2-like, with the protein MSNVSVLSVDRSLLERVMFCSVTTVPCCVFLFVNCTMLFSLRSKAVFRDTCRYVLLYNLLLADTVQLAVSQVLYILAALRLRLTYPVCGFFITLSNIVLRISPLTLVVMSFDRYVAVCYPLRHATIVTMGKTRGAICVIWAISSVNVFSHISLLRVNPFEGHNSLQMEHMCSTNSILLGHVAAMFDKVYELTVFISAGVSVSFSYIGVLVAARSASTDKVSARKAHKTLLLHLVQLGLSLSSTMFKPLLGVISQIIDRITLVRVTIIFYVCVIMLPRCLSPLIYGLGDQTIRPVLLHHLFCQFTTSVSNHVAP; encoded by the coding sequence atGTCGAACGTGTCGGTGCTCTCAGTTGACCGGAGCTTGTTGGAGAGGGTGATGTTCTGCTCCGTCACCACAGTGCCCTGCtgtgtctttctctttgtgaacTGCACCATGTTGTTCTCTCTGAGGAGTAAAGCTGTGTTCAGGGACACGTGTCGTTATGTGCTCCTCTATAACCTGCTGTTGGCCGACACGGTGCAGCTGGCTGTCAGTCAGGTGCTTTACATCCTGGCTGCCTTAAGGCTCAGGCTCACCTATCCCGTGTGTGGGTTCTTCATCACACTCAGCAACATCGTCCTGAGAATCTCTCCTCTCACGCTGGTGGTCATGTCTTTTGACAGGTACGTGGCGGTGTGCTACCCTCTGCGGCATGCCACCATCGTGACCATGGGTAAAACCAGAGGAGCCATCTGTGTGATCTGGGCCATCAGCTCTGTCAATGTGTTCTCTCATATCAGTTTGCTGAGGGTGAATCCTTTTGAGGGCCACAACTCTCTGCAGATGGAGCACATGTGTTCCACAAATTCCATCTTGCTGGGACATGTTGCTGCAATGTTCGACAAGGTTTATGAGTTGACTGTGTTCATCTCTGCTGGAGTCTCCGTCTCTTTCTCCTACATTGGTGTTTTGGTTGCAGCCAGATCAGCTTCCACAGACAAAGTGTCAGCCCGTAAAGCTCataaaactctgctgctgcacctggTCCAGCTGGGCCTGAGCCTGTCCTCCACCATGTTCAAGCCTCTGCTCGGGGTCATCTCCCAGATCATCGACAGGATCACACTGGTGCGCGTCACTATCAtcttctatgtgtgtgtgatcatgtTGCCCAGGTGTTTGAGTCCCCTCATCTACGGCCTCGGAGATCAGACCATCAGAcccgtcctcctccaccacctcttcTGTCAATTCACCACCTCCGTCTCAAATCATGTGGCACCTTAG
- the LOC115395787 gene encoding odorant receptor 131-2-like, giving the protein MSNVSVLSADRSLLERAMFFSVTTVPCCVFLFVNCTMLFSLRSKAVFRDTCRYVLLYNLLFADTVQLVVSQVLYILVALRLRLTYPVCGVIITLGNIVLRISPVTLVVMSFDRYVAVCYPLRHATIVTMGKTRGAICVIWAICSMNAFSYISLLRENPFEGLNSLQMEHVCSAENMFQGPVAAMFDKVYEFTLFISAGISISFSYIGVLVAARSASTEKVSARKAHKTLLLHLVQLGLSLSSTMFKPLMIYISQITDLNTLVRIRIICYVCVIMLPRCLSPLIYGLGDQTIRPVLLHHLLCQLTSSVSNHVAP; this is encoded by the coding sequence atGTCGAACGTGTCggtgctctcagctgatcggAGTTTGCTGGAGAGGGCGATGTTCTTCTCCGTCACCACAGTGCCCTGCTGTGTCTTTCTCTTTGTAAACTGCACCATGTTGTTCTCTCTGAGGAGTAAAGCTGTGTTCAGGGACACGTGTCGTTATGTGCTCCTCTATAACCTGTTGTTTGCCGACACGGTGCAGCTGGTTGTCAGTCAGGTACTTTACATCCTGGTTGCCTTAAGGCTCAGGCTCACCTATCCCGTGTGCGGGGTTATAATCACACTCGGCAACATCGTTCTAAGAATCTCTCCTGTTACGTTGGTGGTCATGTCTTTTGACAGGTACGTGGCGGTGTGCTACCCTCTGCGGCATGCCACCATCGTGACCATGGGTAAAACCAGAGGAGCCATCTGTGTGATCTGGGCCATCTGCTCTATGAATGCGTTCTCTTATATCAGTTTGCTGAGGGAGAATCCTTTTGAGGGCCTGAATTCTCTGCAGATGGAGCATGTGTGTTCCgcagaaaacatgtttcaggGCCCTGTTGCTGCAATGTTCGACAAGGTTTATGAGTTCACTTTGTTCATCTCGGCCGGAATCTCCATCTCTTTCTCCTACATTGGTGTTTTGGTTGCAGCCAGATCAGCTTCCACAGAGAAAGTGTCAGCCCGTAAAGCTCataaaactctgctgctgcacctggTCCAGCTGGGCCTGAGCCTGTCCTCCACCATGTTCAAGCCTCTGATGATCTACATCTCCCAGATCACCGACTTAAACACACTAGTGCGCATCAGAATAATctgctatgtgtgtgtgatcatgtTGCCCAGATGTTTGAGTCCCCTCATCTATGGCCTCGGAGATCAGACCATCAGAcccgtcctcctccaccacctcctctgtCAGCTCACCTCGTCCGTCTCAAATCATGTGGCACCTTAG